The Diachasmimorpha longicaudata isolate KC_UGA_2023 chromosome 14, iyDiaLong2, whole genome shotgun sequence genome includes a region encoding these proteins:
- the LOC135169146 gene encoding uncharacterized protein LOC135169146 has translation MSGLVLFTDNIFYITKINDISLKGKTCSVKYRDKKKYAARVLAISNDDTVLENLKLNFEGKIQKVKEIWKCVNLMENTYVKACKEITNTKDDTVLFVDKTILSENYESVCTQAFLSSVFEGVDDFFAKSSHFLKLTKIQSNNEQNDNASKPKSQKRKNSPTSRELKMNTKRLKDDHRSSIVNSEEGVPHNLMDWSNKSKPKIARKRKKSPKSGEFDMNAKRTKDDQGFNSVHHKEEAPYNLMGCSVKLNSRVSQSQCSIEEIPPRLEDEILDNTCAVDLCSEIKQLNSKNCRRRLNFSGPAFDPSNQETRNEEKLTMSQAGSSHPEQTSPIAVPLKIFCGDQTENLEQKKQISGIQETLSTAV, from the exons ATGTCGGGATTAGTGCTATTTACGGataatatattttacattACCAAAATTAACGATATCTCCTTGAAGGGGAAGACATGTTCGGTGAAAtatcgagataaaaaaaagtacgcGGCTCGTGTGCTAGCAATTTCCA ATGATGACACAGTTTTGGAGAACcttaaattgaatttcgagggaaaaattcagaaagtGAAGGAAATCTGGAAGTGCGTAAATCTAATGGAAAACACATACGTGAAAGCTTGTAAAGAAATCACGAACACTAAAG ATGACACTGTCTTATTTGTGGATAAAACGATTTTGTCTGAAAACTACGAGAGTGTATGCACTCAAGCATTTCTCTCGAGTGTTTTTGAAGGAGTAGATGATTTTTTCGCTAAATCATCACATTTTCTGAAACTGACAAAGATTCAATCGAACAACGAGCAGAATGATAATGCATCGAAGCCGAAGagtcaaaaaagaaaaaattcaccaaCAAGTAGAGAACTCAAGATGAACACCAAGCGTCTCAAAGACGATCATCGATCCAGTATTGTGAATTCCGAAGAAGGAGTCCCACACAACCTGATGGATTGGAGTAACAAGTCAAAGCCGAAGATCGcccgaaaaagaaaaaaatcaccaaaaagTGGAGAATTCGATATGAACGCTAAACGTACCAAAGATGATCAGGGATTTAATTCTGTACATCACAAAGAAGAAGCCCCATACAACTTGATGGGTTGTAgtgtaaaattgaattcacgaGTGTCACAGTCTCAATGCAGTATTGAGGAAATACCACCACGGCTGGAAGACGAAATATTGGATAATACATGCGCAGTGGATTTGTGTTCAGAAATCAAACAATTGAATTCCAAGAACTGTAGGAGACGTTTAAATTTTTCTGGACCAGCATTTGATCCATCAAACCAGGAGACGAGGAATGAAGAGAAATTGACAATGTCACAAGCAGGCTCTTCACATCCTGAGCAAACATCTCCTATTGCAGTTCCACTCAAAATTTTCTGTGGAGACCAGACTGAAAActtggagcaaaaaaagcaaATTTCAGGCATTCAAGAAACACTTTCTACTGCTGTCTAA
- the LOC135169051 gene encoding uncharacterized protein LOC135169051, translating to MLLDQGSELSFISEQLVKSLYLSIRSSSIELIGIAETNAGRTRGVASITLYALDGSEQVDLDAHVLKKLTVKLPSFSCKSPRIDPLQGLQLADPDYLKPGPIDIILGADTYGRILKQRVVSSSNTQLVGQQTVFGWILSGPVECKGCSPRISLSAVKESTNEQLLELLQRFWTQEELPTTQNSELSPDELQCEKIFMSTHSRDKTGRYTVRLPLRTSAEALGNSKLKASRQLQSVARRLKADDNYAKLYRDFIDEYETLGHMRRAPIEEEPSTAYYLPHHGVLREDALTTKLRVVFNGSSKTSSGISLNDILYPGGKLQADTMNVLTWLRKHKLVFGTDIVKMFRQINVHKDQWNLQRILWHNSQQQLITYELTTVTYGLNCSPWLSLRVLQQLAEDEGHRYPAAVETLTKGRYVDDIYGGAETAEELREIAWQLSGLCQAGGFPLQKWSSNCPQALETLGISSTQSIIQFQEPITKVLGLYWHQTSDTFQYKSKEFDSAVFTKRTTLSEIAQLFDPLGLIAPVVTRGKIIIQDLWKLKLNWDEPLPEDYQRQWKDFRLNLNTLNQISVPRWLRISSKTKRIQIHGFADASTAAMGAVVYLRTENFNEPTSTVLVCAKTRVAPIKRMTIPRLELNAAVLLTKLVVITKEMLDLREVETHLWTDSMVTLAWIKGHPSRWKDYVQNRVIKIQDSLPDASWRHISGKENPADCASRGIAPQELAVHPLWWTGPEWINQDPQEWPSSIEDVPAVAATEARPSPSYPVAMKINALAELLNRYSRMEKVLQVTATLNRAIERFRRQPVPQTPVLTIRELTEARIFWVKITQAQYFASVHRLLVRNAQVPRSHPLAKLTPTLDELGIIRLGGRLKNSQLDPEEIHPAILPRQSRLTTLVLEEAHRKTLHGGTQLTLAFTRQKYWIIGGRGTVRAHIQKCAICIRHRGRQAQQRMAPLPAVRTSPTRAFLHTGVDYAGPLPILKWRPTNAQPSMVHIAVFVCFSTSAVHLELVSRQTTDAFIGAYKRFTGRRGIPEVMYSDNATTFVGAASVLKTLYNQPSRENLEIQAALATQGTQWSFSPPRAPHFGGKWEAAVKSTKFHLKRVLGSSTFTYEELNSILIQIEACLNSRPITPMTDDAEDLQALTPGHFLIGEPLQIIPEPTLLNREPRKLQRWNLVTQKIQQFWSRWARECLQRYQAIYKWNQRERNIEVGDMVLMIDEDYPPAKWPLARVIEIHPGADGLTRVATIRTSKASVPTQQNGTPILERITSTSSIFKRPIAKLCLLPTDPPPAEQPPEEEPEQEEE from the coding sequence ATGCTCCTCGATCAAGGATCAGAGCTATCCTTCATCTCCGAGCAACTAGTAAAATCTCTCTACCTCTCAATAAGGTCATCATCAATTGAGCTCATCGGAATCGCAGAGACGAACGCAGGACGCACGAGAGGAGTAGCTTCAATTACACTCTACGCACTCGACGGGTCAGAACAAGTTGACCTTGATGCCCACGTCCTCAAGAAACTCACCGTGAAGCTACCATCCTTCTCCTGCAAATCACCAAGGATCGACCCACTCCAAGGTCTTCAACTAGCCGATCCAGACTATCTCAAACCTGGGCCAATAGACATCATATTAGGAGCTGATACCTATGGGCGGATCCTCAAGCAGAGAGTAGTCAGCTCCAGTAATACTCAATTAGTTGGCCAACAAACCGTATTCGGATGGATCCTATCCGGACCAGTCGAATGCAAAGGTTGTTCACCAAGGATTTCATTATCGGCCGTAAAGGAATCCACCAATGAACAACTCCTAGAGCTTCTTCAAAGATTTTGGACCCAGGAAGAATTACCCACAACGCAGAACTCAGAGCTATCACCAGATGAACTCCAgtgtgagaaaatatttatgtccACGCACTCAAGAGACAAGACCGGGCGTTATACAGTTAGACTCCCTCTAAGGACATCAGCAGAAGCACTCGGCAACTCAAAGCTCAAAGCCTCAAGGCAACTACAGTCAGTTGCACGTCGTCTCAAGGCAGACGATAATTATGCCAAGCTCTATAGAGACTTCATCGATGAGTATGAGACATTAGGACACATGAGGAGAGCACCAATAGAAGAAGAACCCTCCACAGCATACTATCTACCGCATCACGGGGTTCTACGAGAAGACGCACTCACTACGAAATTGAGAGTAGTCTTCAACGGCTCAAGCAAAACCTCATCAGGAATATCCCTCAACGATATCCTCTATCCTGGTGGGAAGCTCCAAGCAGACACGATGAACGTCTTGACATGGCTGAGAAAGCACAAACTAGTCTTTGGAACAGACATAGTCAAGATGTTTCGACAGATAAACGTTCACAAGGACCAGTGGAATCTCCAGAGAATACTGTGGCACAATTCGCAACAACAGCTCATCACCTACGAGCTCACCACAGTTACGTACGGACTCAACTGTTCTCCATGGCTATCTCTAAGAGTGCTCCAGCAATTAGCAGAGGACGAAGGCCATCGATATCCTGCCGCAGTTGAGACACTCACCAAAGGCAGATATGTCGATGACATTTATGGTGGAGCAGAGACCGCAGAAGAACTCAGAGAAATCGCCTGGCAGCTAAGTGGTCTTTGCCAAGCAGGCGGGTTTCCACTCCAGAAGTGGAGCAGCAACTGTCCACAAGCCTTGGAGACATTAGGAATATCATCAACTCAATCGATAATCCAATTCCAAGAGCCTATCACCAAAGTCCTTGGATTGTATTGGCATCAAACCAGTGATACATTCCAATACAAATCAAAGGAGTTTGATTCAGCAGTGTTCACGAAGAGGACAACACTATCAGAAATAGCTCAACTCTTCGATCCATTGGGACTCATCGCACCAGTAGTCACTCGAGGGAAAATAATCATCCAGGATCTATGGAAGTTAAAACTCAACTGGGATGAACCTCTACCAGAAGACTATCAACGCCAATGGAAAGACTTCAGGCTCAATCTCAATACGCTGAATCAAATCTCAGTACCGAGATGGTTGAGAATTTCATCCAAGACGAAGAGAATCCAAATCCATGGATTCGCAGACGCCTCCACCGCAGCAATGGGTGCAGTAGTGTACCTCAGGACAGAGAACTTCAATGAGCCTACTTCAACAGTACTGGTCTGCGCAAAAACAAGAGTGGCTCCTATCAAGCGTATGACCATTCCTCGTCTTGAACTCAACGCAGCTGTCCTGCTTACGAAGTTAGTGGTCATCACCAAAGAGATGCTCGACCTCAGGGAAGTAGAAACTCACCTATGGACAGATTCTATGGTAACCCTGGCATGGATAAAAGGACACCCCTCAAGATGGAAAGACTACGTCCAAAACCGAGTCATCAAAATCCAGGACTCACTCCCAGATGCAAGCTGGAGACATATCAGCGGCAAGGAGAATCCAGCCGACTGTGCCTCAAGAGGAATAGCTCCTCAAGAACTAGCAGTACATCCCCTATGGTGGACCGGACCTGAATGGATTAATCAGGATCCCCAGGAATGGCCTTCCTCAATAGAAGACGTCCCAGCAGTAGCAGCAACCGAAGCAAGACCGTCACCGTCCTATCCAGTGGCCATGAAGATCAATGCCTTAGCCGAACTACTCAACAGGTACTCCAGAATGGAAAAGGTACTCCAAGTAACAGCGACACTGAACAGAGCAATCGAGCGATTTAGAAGACAGCCAGTTCCCCAGACGCCCGTCCTCACCATCAGAGAACTCACCGAGGCCAGGATATTCTGGGTAAAAATAACTCAAGCTCAATATTTTGCTTCTGTTCATAGGTTGCTCGTGAGAAACGCTCAAGTACCACGGAGTCATCCTCTGGCAAAGTTAACGCCCACTCTAGACGAACTCGGAATTATCCGACTAGGAGGCCGTCTCAAAAACTCACAGCTGGATCCCGAAGAGATTCACCCAGCAATCCTGCCTCGACAGTCTCGACTAACGACGTTAGTCCTCGAAGAAGCTCACCGAAAAACTCTGCACGGTGGGACACAACTCACCCTAGCTTTCACGCGACAGAAGTACTGGATCATCGGTGGCAGAGGCACTGTCAGAGCCCATATCCAGAAATGTGCCATCTGCATCAGACACCGAGGACGCCAGGCTCAACAGCGAATGGCACCACTGCCGGCTGTTAGAACTTCACCAACACGAGCATTCCTCCACACGGGAGTGGACTATGCAGGTCCACTTCCCATTCTCAAATGGCGGCCTACAAACGCCCAACCATCTATGGTGCATATTGCAGTTTTTGtctgtttcagcacatcaGCTGTTCATCTCGAGCTCGTGTCCAGGCAGACGACAGATGCCTTCATAGGGGCATATAAGAGATTCACCGGAAGAAGAGGAATCCCCGAAGTGATGTACAGCGACAACGCCACTACATTTGTTGGCGCAGCCTCAGTACTCAAGACGCTGTACAATCAACCCTCGAGAGAGAACCTCGAGATTCAAGCTGCCCTCGCCACACAGGGGACTCAATGGAGCTTCTCACCACCGAGAGCACCCCACTTTGGTGGCAAATGGGAGGCAGCTGTGAAATCCACCAAGTTCCACCTCAAGAGAGTCCTCGGATCATCAACATTCACCTATGAGGAACTCAACAGCATCCTCATCCAAATCGAGGCCTGCCTGAATTCGAGGCCAATCACTCCAATGACGGATGACGCAGAAGACCTCCAAGCACTCACCCCAGGACATTTCCTGATCGGTGAGCCACTCCAGATCATACCAGAACCAACCCTCCTCAACAGAGAGCCCAGAAAACTACAAAGATGGAATCTGGTTACTCAAAAAATCCAGCAGTTCTGGTCCAGATGGGCTAGAGAGTGTCTCCAACGATATCAAGCCATCTATAAGTGGAaccagagagagaggaacatcgAGGTTGGAGACATGGTCCTGATGATCGACGAAGATTATCCTCCAGCAAAATGGCCCCTCGCAAGAGTAATAGAAATTCACCCAGGAGCAGATGGCCTAACCAGAGTTGCAACCATCAGGACCTCAAAAGCATCAGTTCCAACACAACAAAATGGAACTCCCATCTTAGAGAGGATCACCAGCACCAGCTCAATCTTCAAAAGACCCATCGCCAAGCTCTGCCTCCTACCGACAGATCCACCTCCAGCAGAACAACCTCCAGAAGAGGAGCCAGAGCAGGAAGAGGAGTAG